The following coding sequences lie in one Cyanobacterium sp. Dongsha4 genomic window:
- the kaiC gene encoding circadian clock protein KaiC has protein sequence MNINKEELKAKGVKKIRTMIEGFDEISHGGLPMGRTTLVSGTSGTGKTLFAIQFLYHGIKYFDYPGLFITFEESPNDIIKNAYSFGWDLESLVEQGKLFILDASPDPEGQEVVGNFDLSALIERIQYAVKKYKAKLVSIDSVTAIFQQYDAAAVVRREIFRLVARLKSLDVTSVMTTERLDEYGPIARFGVEEFVSDNVVIVRNVLEGERRRRTIEILKLRGTTHMKGEYPFTITIDGINIFPLGAMQLTQRSSNARISSGIKTLDEMCGGGFFKDSIILATGATGTGKTLLVSKFLEEGCRQGERAILFAYEESRAQLSRNAFSWGIDFEEMEKKGLLKLLCSYPESAGLEDHLQMIKSEIAEFKPSRIAIDSLSALARGVTNNAFRQFVIGVTGYAKQEEITGFFTNTTDQFMGAHSITESHISTITDTILMLQYVEIKGEMSRALNVFKMRGSWHDKGIREYTISREGPDIKDSFRNYERIISGSPTRIAVDEKSELSRIVKNVKDKSANE, from the coding sequence CGATTCAATTTCTTTATCATGGTATTAAATACTTCGACTATCCCGGATTATTTATCACCTTTGAAGAATCTCCCAATGATATAATCAAGAACGCCTACAGTTTTGGATGGGATTTAGAAAGTCTAGTTGAACAGGGTAAACTCTTTATTTTAGATGCTTCTCCCGATCCTGAAGGGCAAGAAGTTGTTGGTAACTTTGATCTATCTGCTCTAATTGAAAGAATCCAATATGCTGTTAAAAAGTATAAGGCAAAATTAGTCTCGATCGATTCTGTTACAGCTATTTTTCAACAATATGATGCGGCCGCAGTGGTGAGACGGGAGATTTTTCGCCTAGTGGCAAGACTTAAAAGCCTTGACGTGACTTCTGTAATGACAACTGAAAGATTAGATGAATATGGTCCGATCGCACGTTTTGGGGTAGAAGAATTTGTTTCTGATAACGTGGTAATTGTACGCAACGTTTTAGAGGGAGAGAGACGTAGAAGAACTATTGAAATTTTAAAATTACGGGGTACTACTCACATGAAGGGAGAATATCCCTTTACTATTACTATTGATGGTATCAATATCTTTCCCCTCGGTGCGATGCAACTTACCCAACGCTCATCTAATGCCCGTATTTCCTCTGGGATTAAAACCCTTGACGAGATGTGCGGAGGAGGTTTCTTTAAAGACTCTATCATCTTGGCGACAGGGGCAACAGGTACAGGAAAAACCCTATTGGTTAGTAAATTCCTCGAAGAAGGTTGCCGACAGGGTGAAAGGGCGATACTCTTTGCCTATGAAGAATCAAGGGCGCAATTATCCCGTAATGCTTTTTCATGGGGGATAGACTTTGAAGAAATGGAGAAAAAGGGCTTACTTAAGCTATTATGTTCTTATCCAGAATCGGCAGGATTAGAAGATCATTTACAGATGATAAAATCAGAAATTGCTGAATTTAAACCCAGTAGAATTGCGATCGATTCTTTGTCAGCTTTAGCTAGAGGTGTTACTAATAATGCTTTCCGTCAATTCGTCATCGGCGTAACAGGCTACGCTAAACAGGAAGAAATTACAGGCTTTTTCACCAATACAACTGATCAATTTATGGGAGCTCACTCCATAACCGAATCTCATATTTCTACCATTACCGACACCATTTTAATGTTGCAATATGTCGAAATAAAAGGAGAAATGTCACGGGCGTTAAACGTCTTCAAAATGCGCGGCTCATGGCATGATAAAGGTATTAGAGAATATACTATCAGTCGTGAAGGTCCAGACATCAAAGACTCTTTCCGCAACTATGAGCGTATTATTAGCGGTTCTCCTACTCGCATTGCAGTGGATGAAAAAAGTGAGTTATCCCGCATTGTCAAAAACGTAAAGGATAAGAGTGCTAATGAATAA